A genomic window from Streptomyces broussonetiae includes:
- the rhaI gene encoding L-rhamnose isomerase, with protein sequence MTDLAAVKAALKTQAVETPSWAYGNSGTRFKVFAQAGVPRDPWEKLQDAAQVHRFTGVAPTVALHIPWDRVEGPDGYAGLAKYAEERGLKLGAINSNTFQDDAYKLGSVCHPDAAVRRKAVGHLLQCVDIMDATGSRDLKLWFADGTNYPGQDDIRARQDRLAEGLAEVYGRLGERQRMLLEYKLFEPAFYTTDVPDWGTAYAHCLRLGDKAQVVVDTGHHAPGTNIEFIVATLLREGRLGGFDFNSRFYADDDLMVGAADPFQLFRIMCEVVRGGGLPAEVAFMLDQCHNIEAKIPAIIRSVMNVQEATAKALLVDRSALAEAQLRGDVLGANAVLMDAYNTDVRPLLREVREEMGVEADPLAAYSRSGWAQRIVAERVGGQQAGWGA encoded by the coding sequence GTGACCGACCTCGCCGCGGTGAAGGCCGCGCTCAAGACCCAGGCCGTCGAGACGCCGTCGTGGGCGTACGGGAACTCGGGCACCCGATTCAAGGTGTTCGCCCAGGCCGGAGTGCCCCGCGACCCGTGGGAGAAGCTCCAGGACGCGGCGCAGGTGCACCGGTTCACCGGCGTGGCCCCGACCGTCGCCCTGCACATTCCCTGGGACAGGGTCGAGGGCCCCGACGGATACGCGGGGTTGGCGAAGTACGCCGAGGAGCGCGGGCTGAAGCTGGGCGCGATCAACTCCAACACCTTCCAGGACGACGCCTACAAGCTGGGCAGCGTCTGCCATCCGGACGCGGCGGTGCGGCGCAAGGCGGTCGGCCATCTGCTCCAGTGCGTCGACATCATGGACGCCACCGGGTCCCGGGACCTGAAGCTGTGGTTCGCCGACGGCACGAACTATCCCGGCCAGGACGACATCCGCGCCCGGCAGGACCGGCTGGCCGAGGGGCTGGCCGAGGTGTACGGGCGGCTCGGCGAGAGGCAGCGGATGCTGCTGGAGTACAAGCTCTTCGAACCGGCCTTCTACACGACCGACGTGCCGGACTGGGGCACCGCGTACGCCCACTGCCTCAGGCTCGGTGACAAGGCGCAGGTGGTCGTCGACACCGGGCACCACGCCCCGGGGACCAACATCGAGTTCATCGTGGCGACGCTGCTGCGGGAGGGGAGGCTCGGGGGGTTCGACTTCAACTCCCGGTTCTACGCCGACGACGACCTGATGGTGGGGGCGGCCGATCCCTTCCAGCTGTTCCGGATCATGTGCGAGGTGGTGCGCGGGGGCGGGTTGCCGGCCGAGGTCGCGTTCATGCTCGACCAGTGTCACAACATCGAGGCGAAGATTCCGGCGATCATCCGTTCGGTGATGAACGTTCAGGAAGCCACGGCCAAAGCCCTACTGGTCGACCGGTCCGCGTTGGCCGAGGCTCAGCTCCGTGGTGATGTGCTCGGCGCCAACGCCGTGCTGATGGACGCGTACAACACCGATGTGCGGCCGTTGCTGCGCGAGGTCCGGGAGGAGATGGGGGTGGAGGCGGATCCCCTTGCCGCCTATTCCCGGTCCGGGTGGGCGCAGCGGATTGTCGCCGAGCGGGTCGGGGGGCAGCAGGCCGGCTGGGGGGCGTGA